The Primulina tabacum isolate GXHZ01 chromosome 1, ASM2559414v2, whole genome shotgun sequence genome contains the following window.
taattattgataaaaTACACGaaacttcaatttttttatataaaaaattattagagGAATCTATATACGTGGTAAATAAATCAACTGAATTATGATTAGTGATAATATTAAAGGTTTCATGTGCTAAAACTGTCTAATCTCAGTTTATGCacgatatattattattttttttaaaaaaaaaatagtttcttttaataaaattttctatTAAACTTGGCATAATTCGAAATCCTGCAAAAGTACCCTTTGATGTGTTAAGCCCAATTTGCCAATTCTTGGCGGCGTTTACTTTGTTGAGTTCAACCTACTCAAAAGGGAAGAAACAAATCTCATTCTTAACATATTTTCTATTGTTTAAATGGTAAAAACCACCATATATATGTCAATAaagcccaaaaaaaaaaaattccagttTTAAGCGAAAAATATGATGACACAAACTAAAACTGTAGCAACAGCATGTATAGGTGTTTGCATATTTGGTTCAATTGACGTTGTCtctaatattaaatttatttaattgaaaaaagaaatttaaaaCTAATCTGGCACAAGATATTTTAGTGCAATGTAACTTCCACCAAATGGTTTGTCAATCGTGTCTTGTGGTACATATTAAGGTTTgacctttatatatatatatatatatatatatatatatatatatatatatatatatatgacccGACCATATACTGGTTATAGTGAGCCCTAGAGGTCCAACCCTAAAATATCCGTAACCTTTCCCAAAATCTCTTCCATAACTTTGACAGTTGAAAGAACATATATGTATAGTACGGGAAGTTATCACTCTTTTGTATACGATGGATGATGGATGAAACGAAACGAggttaattataaattaaaggactaatattatatatatatatatatatatatatatatatatatatatatatatcaactagCTAGTTAAAAAAACTTAATCTAACAAAGATTTGGTCTCTCATAGATCTATATCCGTCGATCCatactttaaataaaaaatgatatttttttaataagtcGAGTTGGATAAAAAATCTATCTCACAAGATTGATCTGTGCGACGATCTCTGGAAGTTTTGTGTCTAAAAGAAAAGAGACTTTCATGTTAATTTGTTTTTTGTTATATTTACCTTTATGACTTTTTGTGTAAAAATGAACGATCCCAAACCAATGAATGAAGGGTTGTAGGAGTTGGATGAGAAAAATTAGACCAATGAGAGTATATATGTTTTGTGTAGCTATTAATAAATTAGGGTCCTACAACAAGTGACAATTCATAAAAGTGCTAACTTTTGGGATTGGTATTCATataagaaaacaaaaataaataagtgTAGAAAAGGAAGGAAGGAATGCGTTGTTTATAAGCAATAAATGcaagtaattatttaaacaaaaaagcTACGTACTTTCCTCATTTCATAAtttctttctaaaattttaaattatatctATTAAATCCACCACATATATTcatgaatatatttttttgtgatCGACTGAGAAGCTTGTCCCGTTGCAGAATCTGGAAAATAACATTATTTTTGTGAGATGGGGAGAAGATTTGGTTTCTTGGCAAACTCACACCACCCGTGTACGTAACACAAATTACAATAACCACCCTTTTCCCACATTGCTTTATATATGCCCATTTGCCTTGGATGCTCGTATCGTACGGCTCACCTTTCTGTCTATATTCATTTTTTAACACACAACTTGAAACAATATTCATATACGTGTATATGCATGAAAACATGATATTTGTTGTAAGAGGACAAAAGCTGTCAAAGATTTATGGATTGTTGGAGCAAATCTGAATTTtcttttgtaaaataaataagaagACCCAAATCTCCCGCACTCGCAGGAGGCTTATACATCACAAAAGTCCCCGTCTACTTTCCAAATTCCTTAACGAGAAAGTTGCATGCATACTTTCCATGCATCGAAGGGGTGGGTGGGTGGGTGGGGTGGGGGTGGTCTTCTTTTTTAATAAAGCATAACTACATGACACTTACATTTGGTGCCCTCCTTCAGAATCTACTTTcaagtcatatatatatatataaatttatttattttggcttTGTGGGATATCTATCTCTTCAGGCCATTCCTTCTTTCACATGCATTCGTGTCAACGTGAATATGAGTTTGTCTTAATTTGTACCACATTCGGCAAATCTACGGTTTCACGTAAACTTGTTGGGTTTTGGTAAATTGTTTATGTTTGGTTTTCATCTAACATAAATTGGATTTTTTTGTTGGTTTCAATTTGGTTAGAAGCCACTTAAACTagtattaatatttatttggtACGGGTGTTCATCCCACGTAGTTTTTGTGGCGACGATAAACCTTATTGcacacattaaaataattctatAACAAAAACGATGGgaataaataaaacaaaacgATCGACACAAGGAAATTTTTTTACTGTTTCTCTTTAATTATTTTGTTTGGAagaattatattttgtataatacAACTCGTTATGTGATTCACATAGGAGATAATCGGTGTAATATTTGGTTGATTTAGTGATTTCATACGAAAAAgtccaaaacaaaaaaatccaaattattgAATGAAGAATAAATATCGACAAGTTCCAAaaataaaacccaaaatatgtCAATTTACATAACTAAAAccgtatgattttaaaaaattgagttcatatttttaaattaaaatgtaagCGTTCGTCTTTCGTCCAATTTACGTTGACCGTGCAACTTTTGAAGCTTGGAAAGTTTTTTCCCTTTATTGAAAGTGAGTAATGCTAAGTGTACAATTAAATTTGTACAACAATTCTTACAACACAAAAAATTCAATATCAAAATTCCATTTATCAACATCTCATGATAAATTCAATGTAAAATATCACGatgtaataattaaatattactatttaattattataaatgtgGTTGTATCTTTAGTATTAATTACTCGTTGAAAGTTACATATTTTTAGACAAAAGTGAAATTCCTTCCCATATATCTCAATTGCTTTTAGTTTTTGGACTCTGTCAATTTTATGAGTGTCGACATCAAGTTTCGTTAATGGCTGTCAATCATTCAATTTGGTTGCCTTTTTTAGTTCTATATAACTATTTTAATTCCAATTGCACCTCTTTGTGACAAATACAATGTACACAACCaccaatattaatattatttttcccAGCCTTCCGTCTCAATTGCATaaatttcatttcttttttcggttattgtaaatatatagtctgattttcaaatttagtgctattttttttatttgttatttaaCTCTTAACTGGGTATTAGAAAATGTACAACtattttttgaatgatttaaatataaatagaataaattttttgtaaactttatttttttcaattattttcttAAGTTATGTGAAAAACAATAGGATTATATATTTGGACGGATAAAATATTATTGAGCAGgtaagtctcttgtgatacggtctcacgaatctttatctgtgagacgggtcaaccctaccgatattcacaaagtaatactcttagcataaaaagtactttttcattgatgatccaaataaaagactcgtctcacaaaatacgatccgtgagaccgtctcacacaagtttttgccaatattattatatttattattattattttagttttttttttttctgtgaaTCTTAGCTAATATTGACCTTATATTTTGATCATCAATAGGTCGCATGCCACAGTACAGTTTACTCCAGGGCAACTGTCTAGTACCTGAAAATAACGACCAAGCTCAaattaaactattttttttccaaaaaaataaatgaaactGACTAAATCTTTTGAATGAACCaagtttttcgaaaattcttagATTCTTCAATCCATGTTTGTTCTGTAACGAGTTAATTTAACAAGTCTGTTCTGCCAAATTGTccgttaatttattttatttttatcgatTTATAGTGTGTTTATTATAGTGTACAGgctgaatatttttaaaattaaatcagCCAATTTTAGCGAGTAAATTTAGTCTATAAaatttctgttgatccaaatGCAATTTAAGATCCTAAAATTCCTGTATCACTACCATTTCAACAAGGGATTAAAGTAATGAAtagaataataattaatttaaggaAATGAAAAGCTAATCACGAGGCCCCACGTGATTTGATTAGGACAGAAATTATAAAAACTAATTGACCCTTAACTACGTCATTATAATACAAATACTGCCATTCAATCAGACACGATTGAATCATTAAAAAAACACACTCCAAAACATTATGAAAAGCCGCAAAACTAATACTATATTAATTATCTAATAAAAAGtcattaaatacattatttgaTTTTGCTGAGAGAGACAGAGCAAGCAATCCCTCTGCTGCTCTGCAGATCCAACATGGATGAACTTGTATTCCACTAGATAAGATTCAAAATATTCATGCTAACTTTCAATTCGACCACCAAAGTTTGAAAAACCATTCCATCGATCAAGATTTTCCTGTGCTAATAGGCAAAAATTTCAACAATGTATTTcttccataacataatttcattcaaatggttaaattattttgttatttcGATTCCTGGTTTCATAAATACTGTCTAGtgtatgtttaaattaaaactAACGAAAGCCAACACAATAGACTGGATAATAGAGCTATAATATTAGAACATCTTGTGCTAAAATGTACCTCTTTCTTTCCGAAAGTTGGGAACAATCTGCCTAAGCCACAGAGTGAATTAGTTGTGCAGAAATTCAGGTAAGAAAATTCATTAAAGTTCAGTGGGTCAGAAGCTTGAAAGACGCCTTGTTCGTGAAACTGGATCAAGAATCGTGTTAGCATCTCCAAGCCGAAGCAGAGATCAACTCCTTCCGTTGCCAACATAGGATGAGTGACGACTGTCTCTTCTCTACCTGGAATCCTCTTATGGGGGTCTTCTTTATGAGACATTCGGCTTGTGATTCGGTGAAATTGCTAAATGTTACTGGGGAGAAGCCGGATGATAGAAACATAGTCCTCCAATGCTGTGTCTTTTCAGGATAACGAAAACGGCCTGTGACAACCTTTTCGATTCCCGGATGGATAAAAAACCTCTCGATCTTTTGCGTGGCATCCGCATTCATATTAGCTGCATCCAGTGACTCGAGGAGGTTGGAATACGATTGAAGGGCGTGAATCATATGGTTGGCAAATGAAAGATCGGTTCTGTCACATCCTCGGTCCACAGAAACAACAATTCTTGGTGACAATTGTTTCACAAAGTGCAAGACTAAAGGAACCGGTAACTGGTAATTGACAAGGGAACCAACGGGAAGATTCACAGCAACCACTTCACCATCGGATGTGTGCCAACACTGAGACCATGAACCGGAATTCAAAGAATCGATGCTCATAACCTCGAACTCAAGTGCTAGATTTATTTCACTAGCAAACTGGACGATATTTTCCCGAGTGAGTCCGAGCTCTATCTGATCATGAGTCGAGGGTGAGGCAAGTACAGTTATCTTCAAAGAAGGTGTGCCCTCGTTCCTTAGTGCTAGCTCCTGAATGAGAGAGGCCCATTGTCCACCATATCCAATATCAAAATCCACAATATGAATCCTATGGAATCCGTCAAAGGCTTCTAGGAAGGGCTTGATTGCAAGTAAAGTGGGTAAATTGTACTAGGGGTGAAATCTCAGAGAAGGCCTTATAAGCACCAATCTTGAAAATGAGACTAAATGGGGAAGAAGTGGTGGTACACAGGTCAAGATTGTTGTTAGTTTGGAGGAGCAATTGCAACGCCTCCTTGCAATAAAAAGCAGCCCGATGAAAAGGCTTGTCAATGGGAGAGAACTGGTGATTGAGCCGCGCCAATATCTCTTGCGCGAGTACAGGATTCCCCGTCTGGACCAGCTCCGCCGCCTTGTACAGCTGGTCGATTATTGCCTGCTGTTGTTGCTGGAGGCAATGTCCTGGTTCATCCCCACCGCCAATTTTTGGTTTCTGCCCTGAACCGATGGGCCTATGTTGCAGATATTGGGGAAGTAACTGAAGCTGATGAGGAATTTCCCGCTGTCTACTAATGAACAACTCTTGTTGCCCTGTATCCTCATAAGAACCTTTCAATATTTGGCCACGGGGATCGAGGCCACCACAAATAGTCCCCGCGTTGAGCCTTTTCGACTGAGGAGCCACAAAAAGATTCTGCTCTTGGTGTTGTACAAACGTTAGAGGTAAGTTAAACGAGGGGTTCTGAGATTGCTGAGTTTGGTGCTGGTTCATCATCAGCTGGGGATTGAAAATGGGAGGCTTCATTTCTGCACAAGAATCAAACGTAATTTGATGATTCAGACCAACGGCTCCAAGATTGTTCGATATtgaagaaggatgcacaagatTTTTAGAGTTAGGAGGAAACTTATAATTACTTGGGACGATTGAAGACAAAACAAAATTTTCGGCATTGGATCTATTACTACTATTGGGGAAATTTTGAAATGTTGGCATGAAATGTGCGCCAAATTGG
Protein-coding sequences here:
- the LOC142552385 gene encoding LOW QUALITY PROTEIN: scarecrow-like protein 6 (The sequence of the model RefSeq protein was modified relative to this genomic sequence to represent the inferred CDS: deleted 1 base in 1 codon); this translates as MRGMPLPFDFEGPGVLDLERVVEKSGFFTDCGTLSFDFFKKNCFLDSSFVEPTSVLDSARISSRPTSSSTLSSSFRGGAPSTDTAGVAAVSDTNPSPKWQQDSTTATSSNVARVDSELLPVPTSIETGIACGGGVVNAEKCAMEDWESVLSESVAVSPTREQSILRMIMGDAEDPGMGNLNKGLQFSGGGSSAAAEFEFSAGFGAVDHSFGGDQFGAHFMPTFQNFPNSSNRSNAENFVLSSIVPKMKPPIFNPQLMMNQHQTQQSQNPSFNLPLTFVQHQEQNLFVAPQSKRLNAGTICGGLDPRGQILKGSYEDTGQQELFISRQREIPHQLQLLPQYLQHRPIGSGQKPKIGGGDEPGHCLQQQQQAIIDQLYKAAELVQTGNPVLAQEILARLNHQFSPIDKPFHRAAFYCKEALQLLLQTNNNLDLCTTTSSPFSLIFKIGAYKAFSEISPLVQFTHFTCNQALLEAFDGFHRIHIVDFDIGYGGQWASLIQELALRNEGTPSLKITVLASPSTHDQIELGLTRENIVQFASEINLALEFEVMSIDSLNSGSWSQCWHTSDGEVVAVNLPVGSLVNYQLPVPLVLHFVKQLSPRIVVSVDRGCDRTDLSFANHMIHALQSYSNLLESLDAANMNADATQKIERFFIHPGIEKVVTGRFRYPEKTQHWRTMFLSSGFSPVTFSNFTESQAECLIKKTPIRGFQVEKRQSSLILCWQRKELISASAWRC